The segment TTGTATCCGGATCGACTCCCGTAAAGGTAAATGAATCTATCGCCTCAATCTGAAAGACAGAGGGGGTTACTTCCAGATAGACATATTTTCTGTCTGCGCTAACTATAGGCCGGACATCAAAAGTGGTTCCTTCGGGTATGGTACCAATAACAGGCGTTACAATACCCTCGGCAACAGAGGTACTCTGGATATAATTCGTTGTCTTAACAACAGCAATATTTCCGCGCTGGGTATTGGAAAGCGTTATTCGCGGTGTTGTGAGTATCTCTGAACCTTTACTCTCCTGAACAGCTTTAAGAAATCCTTTTAGCATAGAATCGGTTAAGATAGAATAGTTAAGACTAAGCCCCTGAACTGCCTGTGTGCCAAGGTCTCCAACAACATTCTGAGCGCCTGTTTCAATCGTTGCCCTTTCGTTAAAAAACTTCGAGAAATCACTTCCGATATCCTCCAGGAATTCATCGGTAACAGAGATAAAACGGGCCTCAATACTAACCTGGAGGTTTTGCGAAGACCGTAAAGATGCCAGAAGGTCTTCTATCTGCCCATGAACATGTTTCGTGTTAACGATTACCAGGTCACCGGGCTGACCTATTCGCGCAGTAATACTGCCTTCGCCCTGTCCTGGAACATTGACGCGTCGTTGAGTAACACCGGAAATACCAATAACACCTGTACGGGACGACCACGAAAAGGGTTCGATCGTGGTAGCAATCAACTCGATTAAATCTAAAACCCGTTCCGAAGGCTCTTTCATCTTGACAGTTTCTCTCCTTTGTACACTTAATTGAGAAACAGATGCCGTAATATCAAACTCAAGGGGGTCCTTATCGTCAAGATTGATTAATATATCCCTTACATCATAAACCCTCAGTTCCATTTTTTGTTTATAAATATGCAGGATGTCGCCTTCTATTACATACTCGTATCCTTTAGGTAAGATATACCTCAAACCTGTCCTCAGCGGAACATCTTTTAATTTTAAGGTGATAGGAATACTGCCCGCTTCCGGATCAATAATCATGTTAATATTTGTTTTCTCCCGCAGGAAAGTAACAATATCCTTTAAGGGTGTCTCTAAAAACTCGAATGAAATAACCGTATTCAGGGCATTCTCAATAGTCTTTGAGAAAGGAACTTCAGGAGGCGCTGTAACGATCCTGAGCTGCTCTGTTTTTCGTTTGTTTTCTTCAACAATTCTGTTTAAATCGGGAAGAATACGGCCTGAGATTGCTTCCCACTGTTTTTTTGAAGGAAACCTTACGGTATCCTGATAGGGGACAGATATTTCATGCAGGTATTCGTCACTTTTCAATTTCTCCTGTTTACGGATAGTTTTTAAATATTCGGTATTGCCTTCATGCCTTATATCATTTACCCTTCCCTTAATATACAATGCATCTCTGTTTGCCGGATCTTTTTGGAGTATTGAATCTGCGATCACCGCTGCATCATCATATCGTTTCTCCTGTATGGCAGAATATGCGATTTGGAGTAAGACGGAGACATCTTCCGGCATTTTTTCTGCCTCAGAAGATTTTTGTAATACTTTTGGTGCTGCAACTTTCTCATAAAGCTGTTGTTTTGATTCATTTAAAAGCACCGTTGCTTCTTTATTATCAGGTTCCAGAAGGATCGCTAACCCAAGCGCTTCAATAGCATTCGTATAGTCTCCTGACTCAAAATATACTTTGGCTATTCTCAAGTAACTGTTATTACTTGTTGACGACTTTCTAACCTTAGCAGGTGGTTTCAATCCTTGTGATATTGTATGTGGTTCAGTATTAAAAAGTTCTGGTTTTTGTGTATCTTGTGTAAAAATTTGTTTTGTTAAAATAAATAACGAAAACACATTCACAGCAATAAAGATTATGGTATTTTTCATATAACATTCTCTGGAAAAGGTGGCATAAAAATGCTTAAAATCCTATATAACCCTAATTAGTTAACAAGACGTCTGCCGTAACCTGGGCAGCGACTGTGCCATCGCTTAAACTTACAGACTCTCCTATCCACAAACCGTAATATTTACCTTCTCTGCACTCAAATACAATTTTTGGAGTTGACACCATCTGTATTTCTTCAGTAAGCAAAATCCCTGAAAAGTTACCCTTTTCATCCTGAAGAATGTTTGTCTTTTTGAAAGTTACCGGTTTCTGTGCAAGAGGAATAATTTCTCTCAGTTTACAGTACGTATCAAAATCTATAACCTCTTTTTTTATGGTTGCTTTTTCACCAATCGCCTTTCCTTGTTCAATAGCAAAACTCTTTGTCCACCATATATTATTATGGAGTTTCCGAATCTGAATTAATGCCATTTGTGACGTTCCCCCTTTAAAGATAAATTCCGTGTCAGGTACAGGGGTTTCATGTCCGGAATCTTTCACCGGTATATCTTTTATTATATTCCTGGCAACAATTCCTTCCCGTGAAGACCTGCGAAAAACCCGGGGTCTTTGCAATACCTGAGCAACAGGAGGAGTTGTAAAACGTAATTCCATGAGTTCTGCGTCATTGAACTGTAGATCAGGAACTGGTGGCTTCCCCGTTCTCAGTTTTCTGTCCATGGTATCCGATAACAATTGCAATTTTGCATCAACCTCATACGCTTCTCTGTTTAACAGTACCAAGGTATGAATTGTTGTATATATCAGGTAACACAATACAACACCGAAAACAAATTTTTCCATATGCCTGAACAGGATATTTTTTATGTCCATGTTTTTATCAAAAACAGTTTATGCATTATAATCAATAACATATACATCAAGAGTAACACCGACAACCGGATCAGGTAAGGAACCATCTACATCCTGAGTCAAAACATCCCCATGTTTCAAAGTAAAACCGGAATCATCGTTTTTATCCGTGCTTACAATAACAATGCCTTCTATAACAAACGGAATATCCGAGCCAAGAATCTCACGAAGAAGGAATTGAATGCGGCCCGCCTGTAATTCAACCTTAAGGGTAAGGGGGATTGCAGTATAAAGTTGTGCAGGCGAAGGGTTATATGAATACGGTACCTCCCTGAAATTAATATTTTCGAGCTTTGTTATTCCTTTGGTCTTTATCACAGCATTAATGAGCGTCTCTAAAATCCAGAACCTTTTTTGTGCAGGCAGGATGGCATCCCACGATGGAATATCAGACCCCCATTTCTGAAATGGTAGGGCATTTTCGTGAAAGATGATTTTGTTCTCTTGTATTTTTACTAACAGCGCAGAAGCCCTTTTTAAATATTCACTTCTCCAAAGCGCCTCGTCATCTATAGTAACATGACCCCTTTCAGGGTCTTCAATTACAAAAACGGCTTCCAGCAGATCGTCCTTCCTTTTCAGAAACGACCTGCATTTTTCAACCTCTGCCTTATAAAGTTCAGTCTCTGCCTTTTTGGATTCAATCCAATGAGAATTATAAAGATCTTTTTTTAAGGCATACTTTTCTAAGGTATCAGCCAAATCCTGTAAACCGTTATACCTCTTTGTACACTGTTTTGAAAGCGGGTAAACAACCAAAAGCAAAGAAACCATCAAGAGTAAAAAGATAATGCCTGTCAATATCCAGAAACGGAAGACTCTGGTAAAGAGGTCTGATAAAAACTTCCTGAGTTGTGAAGAATTCATATTCTGTTACCTTTTCGACAACGATTCAATTTCAGTCCGGATTTCATCCGGTGTTTTTACAAGCCAGCGTATCTCAAAAGCGATATAACTTCCCGGTTCATCTTTTTGTCCTACCTGATAACTGGAACCGGGGACAATCTCTACATTTCTGAATGCCGGAATGTTTTGATCAAAAAGGGTCAAACCCTGGATAGGCTTCAGGATATGCTCCCCCACAAATCCCATCCTCGGGTCCCTGCTTTCCCCTTTCATCTCCATAAGCAGTAATTTTCTAGGGGGTACAGATTTTTTTGGCGCCGGTGTCCTTCTTTGATTTTGAAAGAATTTAGGCTCCGTTTGCTTCGGCACCCCTTCACTTTTTAAAGTATTTTCATCTACCCATGAAGAACGAATGCTCGTTATAGATACATTATAGGGTATCAAAGGCAGCAGTCTGTCCAGTGTTTCCATCCAAAAAAACCTTGAAGAGTCAATAGAAGATATAACATTAAGTGCCGATTTATTTGCTTGTGCCTGAGTTTCAGCAATTTTGTAGTTCCTTTCGAATTCCCTGACGTCTTGTAATTTCCTTTGATGATACTTATAAGAATTATCAAAATATTTAATTCTCGTATGCGAACCATAATACTGCACAATAAGTGACAGGGCAAAACAAACAAGAGCAGCTATTGCATATGGTTTTTTTCTGGATATCTCGGCTGCTTTGAAAAGTTCCTGCGGCAATACATTTGTTTTTATATGTCCGTACCCGATGCCCTGAAGTGCAAGTCCTAAAGCAACGGTAAGATTCATGAGGTTTCCATTGAAAAAATCGGGATCGATCTTATCGGATAATTTTATATTATGCAGGGTGTCAATAACCTTTACCCCGGGTACAAAACTATCAGACAGCATTTTTCCGTTTAACGGATTTTTGAAGGCATTTCCCACCAGCACGATAGTTTTAAAAACCACTGCATCTTTTGTCAGTGATTTATAATATTCCACAGACCGCTGTATTTCTTTAACAAGGTCTGTATTTATAAGAGAAAGCGGAATGCTCCGCAACCATAAACGTTGACCATCGATAACAATCATATCTGTATTTTCAGTCTCGGCATTTATTATAATAGCAGGGCCATCTACTTGCTGGTCAAAAAGGACAAAGTTGTAAATGGCGAGAGGTGAAATTTGTAATGTCTTTATCTGATATTTAAGGGATATGATGTTTGCCAGTATATTGTCAAGTGTAACTCTCTTGGCTGCGAAAAGTCCTATCTCTATACCTTCTCCATGAGGATCAAGGTCTGACAATTGCTGGAAATCCCAGACAATCTCATCAAAATTAAAGGGAATTTGTTGTTTTGCTTCATACTGGATAACAGCCTTCAGTTGTTTTTTGCTAACAGGGGGAATAGTAGTAAATCTTGACAATATAAGGTGGCCGGGAACAGATACATGAATATTGTGAACTTTGTGAATCTGGTGCTTCAGCAAAAAGGCCCGGATAGCGTCTTTAATATGTATTGATTGTAAAAGATTTATGCCGGATGAAACAGTTGGGTATTCAATAATATCAATATCATCAACAAATACCGAATCCGAAATCTTTACGATCTTCACAGCCTTTAAAGCATGGCCGCCAATATCCAGTCCCCAGGCAGTTTTCTGCTTCCCCTTTTTAAAGGCCTGGAGCAGTTTTGCTCTATGTATACCCGGCTTCTTAAACTTTATTGGGATATGTGGAAATTTCATATATTTCATAAAAAATATTCCATACCCGATAATAGAAATATACAAAAACAAAAGGCCTTACCCGAAATATCTTATTCAGACATTAAGGAAGTAAGGCCTTTCTTTTTATTTCTGGTTTATTTAACATTTTCGGTAGCAAGGCTATCTTTCAGCAAGGTTTTTGCCGGAAAGACCCTTTCCTTTGCGTCCCCTAATCACTTAGGGTTTGCCTTTGTCGTTATGTATAGTTATGTTAGAACAAAATGCTGCTTTTAAAACTTTAGGAAGCCCTGTATTTTCTGACAAAATCTGTAATACTTTATGACAGTTTATCTTGAGATCGCCATTATTACCATTCAAACCGCCTGCCTATATAACATGCATAGAATCTTATGTCAAATAAATTTTATGCAACTTTGGCCATTTATCGTATAAGCAATTCAGAAACTTTCTCTGCCAGAGATGACGTATTATTGTCAGCGGATGCGTGAATCCAATGAATATCCGGAAAACTTCGTAACCATGTCATCTGCCTTTTTGCAAACCTGCGGGTTCTTTTCTTAATCTCTGACTTAACCTCAGGAAGCGTATATTTTTCATACAAATAGTCAATAACCTCTTTATACCCAAGTGCCTGGAAGGCTTGCTTACTTATCCCCAGAGGATTGCTTATCAACGTGCGGACTTCATCCACAAGCCCATGGAGAAACATGCGGTCAACGCGATCTTCAATACGTCTGTATAAAATGTCACGATCATATCCAACTGCTGCAATGGTACAATGATACCTGGGATTTTTATGGCCAAATTGAGTTTGAAAAGACGATATAGACTGTCCCGTTTTTTTAAAGACTTCAAGCGCCCGGATAATCCTCCTGTGATCACGCGAATGAAGCCTGGCAGCAGCTTCCGCATCTACACTAGCAAGCATCTTGTGCAGGTATTCGGGGCCCTTTTCCAAAATAATAGACTTTAAATAGTCACGATATTTCCAATCTGCTGATGGTCCCTGAAACAGGCCATTTACCATTACTTTCAGGTAGAGAGCGGTTCCGCCAACAACAATAAAAGGTTTGTTTTGCCTGCATAATCTCTGAACAACAACATCAAAATCTTTTATATACTGTCCTACACTATATTCTTCCCAGGGGTCCACAATATCGATCAAATGATGCGGAATCCTGTTTCTTAATGCAAGCGGGGGCTTTTCAGTACCGATGTCCATACCCCGGTATACAAGCATAGAATCAGCCGAAACAATCTCTGCACCGGTTTTTTCTGCAATATGTATGGCTATGTCCGTTTTGCCACTTGCCGTTGGCCCGGTTAGTATACGGATGGGAAAGGTCATAGGACTACTTCCTGAATGAAGAATAGTGTATTCCGTTTTTATCCAAGGTGAATGTTATAGCCCCTTCTTTGTGTGTCATCAAGGTCATAATACATCGATTCTCCAATAAATCAAGGGTATTGCTTGAAACAATACTGTCACTTGTATTAATAAAGGAATATGCAGGTTGTACAACATCAATGAATTTTTTCAGATTCCGTATCGATGAACCGTGATGGGGTATTTGAAGTATATCTGATTTAATTTCCGGAAACCTCGATAAAATCAATTCTATACCTCTCTCTTCAATATCAGCACAAAGGATTATGGAGTACCCAAGGTATTCGATTTTCAACACACACGAATTGTCATTTGTTCGGGTAAAATCAGAAGCAAAGGGAAGAGGATTCAGTATCTTCACCACGGCAGGTTCGAAACCGGTTACCATTTCTCCATAAGAGATGGTTGCTGCAGGAATACGTTGCTTGTTAAGCAGGGAAAGTATTCTCTGGCCAGCCTTTGAGGCAAACAGATGAGGTTGTGAATAAACAGATTTTATAGTGAACCTTTCGGCAATCGCAGGCAAACCGTTCCAGTGGTCCTCATGCTCGTGCGATAAGATTACAAGGTCTATCAGTTTAATATTTCTGCTCCATAAAAATGGCGCAATGCTGTATCTTCCCACATTGTTACTATGCCATGAGCCTGCATCATACAGGATATTTTTCCCGTTCGGAAACTGGATAAATATAGCTGCGCCATGCCCTGCATCGAGACACGTGACCGTTAAAGAATTTCCCGGAGCCTTGACGATACCGGCAAAAACAAAAATATTTGCGCTCAGAAGGCCCCAGATAATAATCCTGCCGGGATCCAGTGATAAATATGTATAAGAAAGAAGCAAGAGGAAAAACCCATAGTAAACAATGATCTCTGGCGGTGAAGGCCCTGTAACATAAAAATATGAATAGGGAATGGAAACAAGAAGCGAAACAAGGGACCCTAATGCAATATCTGCAATAGATGCCAGCCAGGCAAAAAAAGCAGCGAAAGGAGGGCATATTATCCCAAGCGTCAACAACATAATACCACAGACGATAATAGCCCAGAAGAGCGGAAAAACAAGGATGTTTACGACGGGAACCAGTGGAGTAACAATATGAAAATAATAAGAGGTCAGTGGCAGGGTTGCCAAACATGCCGCGAGTGAGACACACAGGGATTTACGAAGATATTTTTTCAGGAAAAAGAACCGTCCTCTTTCAGCTTTTACCTGTAACGTATCTACAAAAATAGCTGTTTTAAATAAAGTGCCTTCTATCTTTGATGAACCGTAGACAATACCCATCGTTGCCAATACCGATAACTGAAATCCAATATTAAAGAGATCGGAGGGGTTTCTCAGAAGGATAAAAAACATGGCGGTAAAGATACCGCTGGTAATATCCCATTGTCTCCGTATCAGAAAACTGCAGAAAAAAACAATGGCCATCATGCCTGCGCGTAGTACCGGCGGATTAAGCCCTGTTAATAAGGCATAGAGAACGATAATTACCAGGATAATTCCTATTGCTGCCGTCTGATTTAACGGTAACAAGCGTAAGGGTAAAAATATGGTAAAGATGACAATGCCAACATGGAGGCCGCTAATTGCTATAAAATGCATAATCCCGGTTTTCATGAAATTATCGATTACTTCTCCCGGCAGGTCAACCCTGTTGCCTAACAACATGCTGCTGATCAGTGGAGCACTCCTACTGAAGGTATAGGTGTAAATAGTGTTGTTTAAGTAGTTTTTCAGGGCATATACGGAACTGTATATCCAATGGTTACCATAAATGCCCTTTGGTTTTATATTGTGGGTATTGACAACCGTCATTAAACAGCGGACAGGAGGCATCTGTCTTCGTAAATAACTTTTGTAGTCAAATTCACCAGGATTACCCGGGGTACGGGGAAGAAAAGCACGTCCGAAAAGCTCTACCCTTTGCCCGTAAACCAATTCACGCAGGATTGGCAAGATATTGTCTGCCATAAGAATTTCATCTTTTGATGGATATAAATTTACTTTGATATAGCCGGATATATCTTTCCATCCAGACACGGTTTCTATCTTCTCTGCACGGACAGTAAATGATATTTTATAACTGAACCTCCCCGGCATCTGTTCTGACTGAAGCCGGAGTAACCTGTTTTTGAGAATGTTTTCATCCAATACAACCGGAGGTTTTACAATTATACCTGTGATACGTTGCAGAGATTTGTCAGTGGTTAATAGATATTCAATATGATTTGCGGGGATAGATTCAGTGCGGTAGTCGTAATATGCCATTGATGTTGTTATAAGGAAGACAGAAAGACAGGGGATCAGTAATGCCGTGAATTTATGCAGGCATAAGCAAAAGAGGCAAAACACCCAAAAGAAGAAAGCTATTACAAGGGTAACAGAAAGCGGGATGTCTGTCAGATATCCCAGATAAATACCACAGACAAATAATAGAGTAATAACCACAATAGGACGTTGCATAATTCAGGAAAGGCTTCCGGTTCAGAATTCAACGGTTAAAACACGGAACCACAGATTCCACAGATAAAAACCAGTTCACATAAATGGAAAATGTTTAAGTTTGGAGATGACTTAGGTATGTCTCTTATGCAAAACTTGTGATCAGGATATTCGTGTTTGGGTGAATACTCAATAACTATCCTGATTATTTCAACTTAGAGACAACAAAAAAAATTAATGTTTTTGAAGGTAAGATAAATTGTGGACAGTTCTTATTGTTTTTGTACAAAAAAGTCTTTTTGCCATGCCCAATAAACTACGCCTGCAAAACTTTTCTCCATAAAACCATCATAGATGGAAACAGGAAGCGGGAAAGGGGAATCAGGAAAATACAACGAGAGGTGTACGGTTGACTTTGTTATTCTCAGGCAAGCAAAATCCTATACAATAATCTTAACGGTTTTCCTGGAAACAAACATGGCAAGGCCTGTTCCAAAAAGGATAATAAGGATCATCCCCCATAACAAAAAGTGAGGTTTTACTTCCGCATCGAGGAGGATTCCGAAAATAAGCGGGGCTACTGCTGTAGAAAAAACGGTGATAGCTGACTGTAATCCCTTGAGAGAGCCAAGGTATTTAACACCGTAAAGTTCTGCCCATAAAGCACCTACGATTGTCATATTAAGACCCATAGAAAGGCCGGCGCCTGTTAAATACACAAAAGCCCAGCATATGTCATTCCCCTTTACAAAACAGAGAATGCCAAGCCCCAGGGGAATCAAAATAAGCGGGAACAGTGCCTTTGCGGAATAACGGTCGATAAGAGGACCTATCATGAGAGATACAAAAGCACGACCTGCTGCAAATGCGATGAATCCAGCAGAAACGGTTTGAATATTCCACCCTTTCCATGTTATCAGACTTGTCTGGTGGAAAAACAGGGCTGTCAGGAAAGCAGGCGTTATAAGGATGGGAACCTGCACAACATAATATCTCCAATCACGAATGACATCTCGTATCCTCCAGTCAAAATCCTCCGTTAACGTCTTTCCGTGCCTGTTATTGCTTCTTATTGCATCCATTCCCGATTTTTTTGAAAAAATCCTGAATACTTTTTTTTCACGGTCTTTACGCAATAAAAACAATGCCGCAGGCGAAAAGAAGACAAGAATAAGTACCGCAAGAAACATCCAGCCTGAACGCCATCCATATTTGAGTATCCAGGAAGAAACAAGAAAGGGGAATATCGCCTCACTTAAGGGATAACCTATGCTGGCAATCCCTAACGCCTTACCTCTTACATTGCCAAATATTCTTGCCATGGTGGTAGACGATATCATCGTGAGGGTGCCCTGCCCCAGGTTGCGCACCAAAAGGAATCCAAAGAATATGAACAGAAAATTCCGGCTTCCGCTTAAAAGCAAACAGCCCATGGCTAGGAGAAATCCCGCAGCAAGGGTGAACCATACAAGGCGAACACGGTCAAGCAGTCGTCCATGAATTGGCAAAATGCATGCAGAAACAAGGGTCGCGGCTGAATAAATGCTGGCAATTCCTGATTGGCTGTACCCGAACGTTTCGCGCATCGGCCCGATAAAAAGCGACACGAGGAAGGTTTGTCCGGGCCCACTGAATGCGGCGGTTAACAGACCAAACAGCAAAAGGTGAGGGTATTTTCTCAGAAGTTTAAACATATTTTCAGAATAAAACTCTCTGTAAAATGTGATAGGTTAACACATTCAAATAAATGTATCAAGAAAGAAAATAGCTCTGGATTTTTCCATCTTTGTACAGTAAGTTATGGAAAACCCCAATCCAGCTTTGTGTTCTTCATAAACTTGGTACTACTATCCATCAACTTCTTATTTTTTGTGCGTGTTTTTCAAAATGCATAAGCTTGATAAATACCCCTCCCTCGATGGGAGGGGTTAGGGGAGGGTGGGTCAATCAATCAATGCTTTTCTTATGACTTTTTTCTGCATCGGTGGGTCGTTTTCTGAGCATTTTTGCTCTATGCCGTAGTTCTTTTTTCAATTCTTATTCACCCCCACCTGGCCTCCCCCATCAAGCCTGCCTGTGCGTCACCGCACGCAGACAGGGGGGAGGAAATTTTAGTATTTCGAATTTGGTTGCGGCCGAAGGCTGTGCCAAGCCCGAAGGGCTGACATGATTATAGTAAATAAACAATCAAAAACCAACAACCCCGAAGGGGTGACATGATTGTAAGATGATTGTGGGTTTCCTATGTCACCCCTTCGGGGTTAGAAATCTTTTGTATGACTTTTGCTATAATCATGACATCCCTTCGGGATTAGAAAACAAAAAACAAATCGTAATAGTTCATCGCAAAGGCACAAAGAATGCATTTGAAATTGTTTCGTATTTCGTATTTCGAATTTGGTTGCGGCCGAAGGCCGCGCTGTGTGCTTCGTGGTAAATTTGGCAGGCGGCGTGTAGGTGGGCACTGCCCACCAAATAAGACCGTTTCTGTTATTGCGAGGAGCAGAGATTCCTCGCCTGTCATTGTAAGGTCGCAGAGATTCCTCGCCTGTCATTGCGAGGAGCGAAGCGGTTGCGAGGAGCGAAAGCGACGAAGCAAACTAGGAGACTGCTTCGCTAACGCTCGCAGCAGGCTCCGCAATCTCTAAACAGGCTCGGAACAAGCTCCACCATCTCATGGTCATGGAGGAGGGATTGCTTCGGGGATCCTGCGCTTCGTTACGAACCTCGCAATGACGTGCCCGAAAACCCTGACATGGTTCTCAACCCTGTCAGGGTTATTTAATCGCAATGACGTGCGGGGTAATGGCAAGCACGCGGTGATTATTGTTCGCGTAAGCGAAGCAATCTCTCATGACCTGCGGGATAGTTTTCTCGTCTATTGAAAATATGTTCGGTTTGATACTTTGAGTACTATAGCGCCGTTAAATCCCCCTTCTGACGTGTGGATAACAATGAGAGATAACCCCGAAGGGGTGATATGATTATAGTCAATCACAACATAAACGCTCTGCTATAAACGTAAAACTATTATATGAGAATTGCCATAAATACAACATCTGCCGTTGCAGGTGGTGGCATCACCTATCTAAAAAATCTTTTAAGGTGTTTATCAAAAACACCTGCCGGCCATCAATATCTTATAATAACAACACCTTTCGGGAAAGAAACCTTTCATTTCCAGCACCCCGATTTTACATTCCTGTCTTTCAGCATACCCTCGAAGGGCCCTCTTTTACGAATCTTATGGGAACAATGTATACTCCCCTCCATTCTAAAAAAGGAAAGGGTGGATGTCCTCTTTTCTCCCGGAAATATATGCCCGCTTTTCTCGGCAATACCAAATGTTGTTCTGATACAGAACGCTGAGCCATTAAGCAATAATCCTTCTTTAAAGAAGAGTCTGTTTCAGAATATAAGATTACGATT is part of the Candidatus Jettenia sp. AMX2 genome and harbors:
- a CDS encoding DNA internalization-related competence protein ComEC/Rec2; translated protein: MQRPIVVITLLFVCGIYLGYLTDIPLSVTLVIAFFFWVFCLFCLCLHKFTALLIPCLSVFLITTSMAYYDYRTESIPANHIEYLLTTDKSLQRITGIIVKPPVVLDENILKNRLLRLQSEQMPGRFSYKISFTVRAEKIETVSGWKDISGYIKVNLYPSKDEILMADNILPILRELVYGQRVELFGRAFLPRTPGNPGEFDYKSYLRRQMPPVRCLMTVVNTHNIKPKGIYGNHWIYSSVYALKNYLNNTIYTYTFSRSAPLISSMLLGNRVDLPGEVIDNFMKTGIMHFIAISGLHVGIVIFTIFLPLRLLPLNQTAAIGIILVIIVLYALLTGLNPPVLRAGMMAIVFFCSFLIRRQWDITSGIFTAMFFILLRNPSDLFNIGFQLSVLATMGIVYGSSKIEGTLFKTAIFVDTLQVKAERGRFFFLKKYLRKSLCVSLAACLATLPLTSYYFHIVTPLVPVVNILVFPLFWAIIVCGIMLLTLGIICPPFAAFFAWLASIADIALGSLVSLLVSIPYSYFYVTGPSPPEIIVYYGFFLLLLSYTYLSLDPGRIIIWGLLSANIFVFAGIVKAPGNSLTVTCLDAGHGAAIFIQFPNGKNILYDAGSWHSNNVGRYSIAPFLWSRNIKLIDLVILSHEHEDHWNGLPAIAERFTIKSVYSQPHLFASKAGQRILSLLNKQRIPAATISYGEMVTGFEPAVVKILNPLPFASDFTRTNDNSCVLKIEYLGYSIILCADIEERGIELILSRFPEIKSDILQIPHHGSSIRNLKKFIDVVQPAYSFINTSDSIVSSNTLDLLENRCIMTLMTHKEGAITFTLDKNGIHYSSFRK
- the miaA gene encoding tRNA (adenosine(37)-N6)-dimethylallyltransferase MiaA, with product MTFPIRILTGPTASGKTDIAIHIAEKTGAEIVSADSMLVYRGMDIGTEKPPLALRNRIPHHLIDIVDPWEEYSVGQYIKDFDVVVQRLCRQNKPFIVVGGTALYLKVMVNGLFQGPSADWKYRDYLKSIILEKGPEYLHKMLASVDAEAAARLHSRDHRRIIRALEVFKKTGQSISSFQTQFGHKNPRYHCTIAAVGYDRDILYRRIEDRVDRMFLHGLVDEVRTLISNPLGISKQAFQALGYKEVIDYLYEKYTLPEVKSEIKKRTRRFAKRQMTWLRSFPDIHWIHASADNNTSSLAEKVSELLIR
- the pilM gene encoding pilus assembly protein PilM → MKYMKFPHIPIKFKKPGIHRAKLLQAFKKGKQKTAWGLDIGGHALKAVKIVKISDSVFVDDIDIIEYPTVSSGINLLQSIHIKDAIRAFLLKHQIHKVHNIHVSVPGHLILSRFTTIPPVSKKQLKAVIQYEAKQQIPFNFDEIVWDFQQLSDLDPHGEGIEIGLFAAKRVTLDNILANIISLKYQIKTLQISPLAIYNFVLFDQQVDGPAIIINAETENTDMIVIDGQRLWLRSIPLSLINTDLVKEIQRSVEYYKSLTKDAVVFKTIVLVGNAFKNPLNGKMLSDSFVPGVKVIDTLHNIKLSDKIDPDFFNGNLMNLTVALGLALQGIGYGHIKTNVLPQELFKAAEISRKKPYAIAALVCFALSLIVQYYGSHTRIKYFDNSYKYHQRKLQDVREFERNYKIAETQAQANKSALNVISSIDSSRFFWMETLDRLLPLIPYNVSITSIRSSWVDENTLKSEGVPKQTEPKFFQNQRRTPAPKKSVPPRKLLLMEMKGESRDPRMGFVGEHILKPIQGLTLFDQNIPAFRNVEIVPGSSYQVGQKDEPGSYIAFEIRWLVKTPDEIRTEIESLSKR
- a CDS encoding MFS transporter produces the protein MFKLLRKYPHLLLFGLLTAAFSGPGQTFLVSLFIGPMRETFGYSQSGIASIYSAATLVSACILPIHGRLLDRVRLVWFTLAAGFLLAMGCLLLSGSRNFLFIFFGFLLVRNLGQGTLTMISSTTMARIFGNVRGKALGIASIGYPLSEAIFPFLVSSWILKYGWRSGWMFLAVLILVFFSPAALFLLRKDREKKVFRIFSKKSGMDAIRSNNRHGKTLTEDFDWRIRDVIRDWRYYVVQVPILITPAFLTALFFHQTSLITWKGWNIQTVSAGFIAFAAGRAFVSLMIGPLIDRYSAKALFPLILIPLGLGILCFVKGNDICWAFVYLTGAGLSMGLNMTIVGALWAELYGVKYLGSLKGLQSAITVFSTAVAPLIFGILLDAEVKPHFLLWGMILIILFGTGLAMFVSRKTVKIIV